One stretch of Deinococcus sp. LM3 DNA includes these proteins:
- a CDS encoding HD domain-containing protein yields the protein MHDITLWPSVGGVLEACGREHALDVAHLARWAAPALGIDPEVAYVAGLLHDVGKISVPVDILGAERALSASEWTLVRAHPVEGEGLIRKWWPDAPLAVLHAVRHHHERLDGQGYPDQLRSLPDLTALIAAADVYVALREARPYRVSRSVQESAEILRGEPLPAHVISAVLDAVVPCSASRVV from the coding sequence CACGACATCACCCTGTGGCCGTCCGTTGGCGGCGTTCTTGAGGCCTGTGGGCGCGAGCACGCCCTGGACGTGGCGCACCTGGCGCGGTGGGCGGCGCCTGCATTGGGGATTGATCCTGAAGTGGCGTACGTGGCTGGGCTGCTGCACGACGTGGGGAAGATCAGTGTGCCGGTGGACATCCTGGGGGCGGAGCGGGCCCTGTCGGCGTCGGAGTGGACGCTGGTGCGGGCGCATCCGGTGGAGGGGGAGGGTCTGATCCGGAAGTGGTGGCCGGACGCGCCGCTGGCAGTCCTGCATGCGGTGCGGCATCACCATGAGCGCCTGGATGGCCAGGGGTACCCGGACCAGCTGCGTTCGCTGCCGGACTTGACAGCGCTCATTGCAGCGGCAGACGTGTATGTGGCGCTGCGCGAGGCGCGGCCGTACCGGGTGTCGAGGAGTGTGCAGGAGAGCGCTGAAATCCTGCGGGGCGAGCCTCTGCCCGCGCACGTGATTTCGGCGGTGTTGGATGCAGTTGTGCCGTGCTCAGCGTCGCGTGTGGTGTGA
- a CDS encoding DUF2227 family putative metal-binding protein: MHGYQHTTVNLTATSITCGALILAGYAETALALGAGLAFGTLLVTPDLDLHRNDARRRWGKMRFIWAPYAALSRHRGMSHTYLAGPTIRLAYLALWAAPLVWGAQHLQITPTLPSWNHMTIAVIGYFLAQWLHLLCDGIMPLDRSHHTRR, encoded by the coding sequence ATGCACGGCTACCAGCACACCACCGTTAACCTGACCGCCACGTCCATCACGTGCGGCGCCCTGATCCTCGCGGGATACGCAGAAACTGCCCTGGCCCTCGGAGCGGGTCTCGCCTTCGGCACGCTTCTCGTTACGCCGGACCTGGACCTCCACCGCAACGACGCCAGGCGCCGCTGGGGCAAGATGCGCTTCATCTGGGCACCCTACGCCGCCCTCAGTCGCCACCGCGGCATGAGCCACACCTACCTGGCTGGGCCCACGATCCGCCTCGCGTACCTCGCCCTCTGGGCGGCCCCGCTGGTGTGGGGCGCGCAGCACTTGCAAATCACCCCTACGCTCCCCAGCTGGAATCACATGACCATCGCCGTCATCGGGTACTTCCTCGCACAGTGGCTGCACCTCCTGTGTGACGGCATCATGCCCCTGGATCGATCACACCACACGCGACGCTGA
- a CDS encoding site-specific integrase, with translation MISLTQAYLTHEGASGLLTSPRTIEAYTLGVRQFLDHATSNAVNLLRPGRRDASSYVAAMLSAGRKPAGVQLKVAAANCLYRALRWAGATEADPFMDVKIPKDRTPGIVKRPPYQEDELADVLDHADVHVKFLLFLTAHAGLRISEALALTWEDLDEANRRVHVRSGKGRKERLVAMSTSLARATRHYRGLYAPGGPEHTDGKRTTPRDRVFRYASPMTARYHLDKAFQAAGVKFRGFHPGRKYAGTRLLQQVKDFGRVAAHLGHESIDTTRKGYAKLATDDLKDDLVGW, from the coding sequence TTGATCTCCCTCACCCAGGCGTATCTCACCCACGAGGGGGCCAGCGGCCTGCTCACCAGTCCCCGCACCATCGAGGCCTACACCCTGGGCGTCCGGCAGTTCCTCGATCACGCCACTTCGAATGCCGTGAACCTCCTGCGGCCTGGTCGCCGCGACGCTTCGAGTTACGTGGCCGCGATGCTGAGCGCGGGCCGCAAGCCTGCAGGCGTACAGCTCAAAGTGGCCGCCGCGAACTGCCTGTATCGGGCGCTGCGCTGGGCGGGCGCCACCGAGGCCGATCCCTTCATGGACGTGAAGATCCCCAAGGACCGCACGCCGGGCATCGTCAAACGCCCGCCGTACCAGGAAGACGAGCTCGCGGACGTTCTCGATCACGCGGACGTGCACGTGAAGTTCCTGCTGTTCCTCACTGCACACGCGGGTCTGCGGATCAGTGAAGCGCTCGCCCTGACCTGGGAGGATCTCGACGAGGCGAACCGGCGCGTCCATGTCCGCAGCGGCAAGGGCCGCAAGGAGCGCCTGGTCGCCATGAGCACCAGTCTCGCCCGCGCCACCCGCCACTACCGCGGCCTCTACGCCCCGGGCGGCCCCGAACACACGGACGGCAAGCGCACCACGCCCCGGGACCGCGTGTTCCGGTACGCCTCACCGATGACCGCCCGGTACCACCTGGACAAGGCCTTCCAGGCCGCTGGCGTGAAGTTCCGGGGCTTCCACCCGGGCCGGAAGTACGCCGGGACGCGGCTGCTGCAACAGGTCAAGGACTTCGGGCGGGTCGCGGCGCACCTCGGACACGAGAGTATCGACACGACAAGGAAGGGCTACGCGAAACTCGCCACCGATGACCTCAAGGATGATCTGGTGGGCTGGTGA
- a CDS encoding NAD(P)/FAD-dependent oxidoreductase has protein sequence MSPHDQANLEQVALLTDHLITTADTDTPEDSAPHPATDLLDVLIVGGGFAGLSAALYTARGLKRGLLITRGPSRSAPSPHAGGVFAHDRQSPAAILAAARDDLRPYDFPVLEAEVTALTGQNGNFTATLSTGETMRARKVILATGVRDVLPETPAGLREQWGRGVHHCPYCYGWELRGGQIALYMPGLSGLGGVQTVLYHQKITWDVLVCTDRPADLSEEHRALLHERGVTLIEEPLIRVDGRDGGGVILTFESGLTLNRDVLYAHGQRELRATLAEQIGCEIAQHGITVDAQQMTTVPGVYACGDITKGNQIAFAVAGGAMAAMQAAHAIFYDTLPDGARMGVTV, from the coding sequence ATGTCCCCGCACGACCAGGCGAATCTGGAGCAAGTCGCCCTGCTGACCGACCACCTCATCACAACAGCAGATACCGACACCCCCGAGGACTCCGCCCCTCACCCAGCCACCGACCTCCTGGACGTCCTGATCGTAGGTGGCGGCTTCGCAGGCTTGAGTGCCGCGCTCTACACGGCGCGCGGTCTGAAGCGTGGCCTCCTGATTACGAGGGGGCCGAGCCGGAGCGCGCCCAGCCCACATGCAGGTGGAGTGTTCGCCCACGACCGGCAGAGCCCAGCGGCAATCCTGGCCGCTGCTCGGGATGACCTGCGTCCATATGACTTCCCAGTGCTCGAGGCGGAAGTCACTGCACTGACTGGACAGAACGGAAACTTCACCGCGACACTCTCGACGGGTGAGACCATGCGGGCCCGGAAGGTCATCCTGGCGACCGGGGTGAGGGATGTGCTGCCCGAGACACCTGCCGGGCTGCGGGAGCAGTGGGGGAGAGGCGTGCACCATTGCCCTTACTGCTACGGATGGGAGCTCAGGGGCGGGCAGATCGCGCTGTACATGCCAGGCTTAAGCGGCCTGGGCGGCGTCCAAACGGTGCTGTATCACCAGAAGATCACGTGGGACGTCCTGGTCTGCACTGACCGCCCGGCGGACCTCTCCGAGGAACACCGCGCGCTGCTGCACGAGCGGGGCGTGACACTCATTGAAGAACCCCTGATCCGCGTGGATGGCCGGGATGGGGGTGGGGTGATACTCACATTCGAGAGCGGCCTGACGCTGAATCGGGACGTGCTCTACGCGCACGGGCAGAGAGAGCTGCGCGCGACCCTGGCGGAGCAGATCGGCTGCGAGATCGCCCAACATGGGATCACGGTCGACGCACAGCAGATGACGACCGTACCTGGCGTCTACGCCTGCGGCGACATCACAAAGGGCAACCAGATCGCGTTTGCGGTAGCAGGCGGCGCCATGGCAGCGATGCAAGCCGCGCACGCCATCTTCTATGACACTCTGCCCGATGGGGCACGTATGGGAGTGACGGTATGA
- the recQ gene encoding DNA helicase RecQ has translation MTGDVLTQARDILQRIWGYDDFRGTQGDIVRTVASGQHAMVLMPTGGGKSLCYQVPSLVRPGVGIVVSPLIALMKDQVDTLRQLGVRAAYLNSTLAPSAARAVEHAVQHGQLDLLYIAPERLLLPRTLELLHQAPIALFAVDEAHCVSQWGHDFRPEYQQLSVLVREFPDIPRLALTATADDRTRADIRRVLGLEDASEFLSSFDRPNIQYRVAPKEQPKEQLLDFIQAEHQGDAGVVYCLSRKSVEDTAKWLQEQGLPVVAYHAGLSQEERSRAQERFLNDEGVIVVATVAFGMGIDKPNVRFVAHLDLPKSMEGYYQETGRAGRDGLPSTAWMVYGLADVVNVRRMLTDSDAPPDIKRVEAGKLDALLTYCETAACRREVLLAYFGEDHPGPCGNCDTCLNPPIVRDMTREAQMALSAAVRTGNRYGAAYLTDILMGKDNDKNRRHRSLPTYGIGKDHGLRVWRSVLRQLVSLGYLTAGPHNGLTTTAKARSILAGTAPLLLREDTLVVRTPKRVRDAARVAQAVIGDEDRPLFLALRAWRAERAAQLGVPPYVVFSDTALKAIAELRPGSLHTLGTVRGIGERRLAQYGLEVLQVIRDGVHEAAPRPLGTVQAHEFGLTPIRSVRPGPGLPARPSDSVRSMERPLDVVPPTGDDVAMATAPVVRRPEVVDILHVDEVTPRPAEVQPDALGASLADEGITTALSSLRRDLARETGYAAYLIFPNATLAALAERRPRTMADFGGIAGLGPKRIEAYGERILATIENAVRSSGNPIQPTALPDVDVQNSAPPPLAADLISIPPLAQVPELAIEHPAGPVLPPVAELRPRTAAELLEQVRVAIEGDGGLLAVLEELAALPEMVGGLDPEQARSVLEPLDDARGLLGTLVVLHKRARRQQAARPEGEPSEV, from the coding sequence ATGACGGGGGATGTGCTCACCCAGGCGCGGGATATCCTGCAGCGGATCTGGGGATATGACGACTTTCGCGGGACGCAGGGCGATATCGTCCGCACGGTCGCGAGCGGTCAGCACGCCATGGTCCTCATGCCCACGGGTGGCGGGAAGAGCCTGTGCTATCAGGTGCCCAGTCTGGTGCGCCCTGGCGTGGGCATCGTGGTCTCGCCGCTGATCGCCCTCATGAAGGATCAGGTGGATACCCTGCGGCAGCTCGGCGTGCGAGCGGCATACCTGAATTCCACCCTGGCCCCATCTGCTGCCCGTGCCGTAGAACACGCGGTGCAACATGGGCAACTCGACCTCCTGTACATCGCGCCGGAACGCCTCTTGCTGCCACGCACCCTGGAACTGCTCCACCAGGCGCCGATCGCGTTGTTCGCCGTGGACGAGGCGCACTGCGTGTCCCAGTGGGGTCACGATTTCCGCCCGGAGTACCAGCAACTCAGCGTCCTGGTCCGCGAGTTCCCTGACATCCCCCGCCTTGCCCTGACGGCCACTGCCGATGACCGCACCCGCGCAGATATTCGCCGCGTGCTGGGCCTGGAGGACGCCTCTGAATTCCTCTCCAGTTTCGACCGCCCGAACATCCAGTACCGGGTGGCCCCCAAGGAGCAGCCCAAAGAGCAGCTGCTGGACTTTATTCAGGCTGAACACCAGGGGGATGCGGGCGTCGTGTACTGCTTGTCCCGGAAGTCCGTCGAGGACACTGCAAAGTGGCTGCAAGAGCAGGGCCTGCCGGTGGTGGCCTACCATGCGGGACTGTCCCAGGAGGAGCGGAGCCGCGCGCAGGAGCGCTTCCTGAATGACGAGGGCGTGATTGTGGTGGCAACCGTCGCGTTCGGCATGGGCATCGACAAACCCAACGTGCGCTTCGTCGCGCACCTTGATCTGCCCAAGAGCATGGAAGGGTACTACCAGGAGACCGGCCGCGCCGGACGCGACGGGCTGCCCAGCACCGCCTGGATGGTGTACGGCCTCGCGGACGTCGTGAACGTCCGCCGGATGCTCACCGACAGCGACGCCCCGCCGGACATCAAGCGAGTGGAGGCGGGAAAACTCGACGCGCTCCTGACGTACTGCGAGACGGCCGCGTGCCGCCGGGAAGTCCTCCTGGCGTACTTCGGGGAGGATCACCCTGGCCCGTGCGGGAACTGCGACACCTGCCTGAACCCGCCCATCGTGCGGGACATGACCCGGGAGGCGCAGATGGCCCTGTCTGCGGCCGTGCGCACCGGGAATAGGTACGGGGCGGCGTACCTCACGGACATCCTGATGGGCAAGGACAACGACAAGAACCGGCGGCATCGGTCCCTGCCCACGTACGGTATCGGGAAGGACCACGGGTTACGGGTGTGGCGGAGCGTGCTGCGCCAGCTCGTCAGCCTGGGGTACCTCACGGCGGGCCCGCACAACGGGCTGACGACCACGGCCAAAGCCCGGTCAATCCTGGCGGGCACGGCGCCGCTGCTGCTGCGCGAGGACACACTCGTGGTGCGGACGCCCAAACGGGTGAGGGACGCGGCACGGGTGGCGCAGGCCGTCATCGGAGATGAGGACCGGCCGCTATTCCTGGCGTTACGCGCGTGGCGGGCTGAGCGCGCCGCGCAGCTGGGCGTCCCGCCGTACGTGGTGTTCAGTGACACGGCCCTGAAGGCCATTGCGGAACTGCGGCCCGGCAGTCTGCACACCCTTGGCACCGTTCGTGGCATTGGGGAGCGGCGTCTGGCGCAGTACGGGCTGGAAGTCTTGCAGGTGATCCGGGATGGCGTGCATGAGGCGGCGCCGCGCCCGCTAGGTACCGTGCAGGCCCATGAGTTCGGTCTGACGCCCATTCGGAGCGTGCGGCCAGGCCCAGGTCTGCCCGCACGGCCCAGTGACTCCGTCCGATCTATGGAGCGCCCGCTCGACGTCGTGCCGCCTACTGGTGATGATGTGGCGATGGCAACGGCGCCAGTGGTCCGGAGGCCAGAAGTCGTGGACATCCTCCACGTCGACGAGGTAACGCCGCGTCCTGCTGAAGTTCAGCCCGACGCACTCGGGGCGTCACTCGCCGACGAGGGGATCACGACGGCGCTGAGTTCACTGCGCCGGGATCTGGCCCGTGAGACGGGATACGCGGCGTACCTCATCTTCCCGAACGCGACGCTGGCCGCACTCGCTGAACGTCGCCCGCGAACTATGGCGGACTTTGGCGGCATCGCTGGATTGGGACCGAAGCGGATTGAAGCGTACGGGGAACGCATCCTGGCGACCATTGAGAACGCCGTGCGCTCGTCGGGGAACCCTATCCAACCAACGGCGTTACCGGATGTGGACGTGCAGAACAGCGCACCTCCCCCTCTTGCCGCCGACCTGATCTCGATTCCGCCACTCGCTCAGGTGCCCGAGCTCGCCATTGAGCATCCTGCGGGGCCCGTGCTGCCTCCGGTGGCCGAGCTGCGCCCTCGGACGGCCGCTGAACTGCTGGAACAGGTGCGGGTCGCGATTGAAGGGGACGGTGGCCTTCTGGCCGTGCTGGAAGAACTTGCTGCTCTGCCTGAGATGGTGGGCGGTCTTGATCCGGAGCAGGCGAGAAGCGTGCTGGAGCCGCTGGATGACGCGCGGGGTTTGCTGGGCACGCTGGTGGTGCTGCACAAGAGAGCGCGGCGGCAGCAGGCCGCACGCCCCGAGGGTGAGCCGTCAGAGGTCTGA
- the nucS gene encoding endonuclease NucS, which produces MIREQLTAPSPQDLAAFLNRHTRTRDCLIQVAGLAEVTYLGRAASTADLGTYLVLIKQDGSLQIHHPTGIKPMNWQPKTDRITAEVAEDVCMLLASRRSPEELVQVVFLEPQVALALELAQAGGFVLKGSEAQMQQALADHPELIEPGLRVLNRELMVESGGIDLYAQDAQGRYVVVELKRGRATQHAVSQLARYVRSVQQTVGNRATVRGILAAPSITAPARLELENRGLEFREISALPEQAASALPVTAQPSLFGP; this is translated from the coding sequence ATGATCCGCGAGCAACTCACAGCGCCGTCCCCGCAGGACCTCGCGGCGTTCCTCAACCGCCATACGCGCACCCGCGACTGTCTGATCCAGGTGGCGGGGCTGGCCGAGGTCACCTACCTGGGTCGCGCAGCCAGTACGGCCGATCTGGGGACATACTTGGTGCTGATCAAGCAGGATGGCAGTCTGCAGATCCATCACCCGACTGGCATCAAGCCGATGAACTGGCAACCGAAAACAGACCGCATCACAGCGGAAGTCGCGGAGGACGTGTGTATGTTGCTGGCTTCCCGGCGGAGTCCGGAGGAGCTGGTGCAGGTGGTGTTCCTGGAACCGCAGGTGGCTCTCGCGTTGGAACTCGCGCAGGCTGGGGGGTTCGTGCTGAAGGGGTCTGAAGCGCAGATGCAGCAGGCGTTGGCGGATCACCCGGAGTTGATCGAGCCCGGTCTGCGCGTGCTGAACCGGGAGTTGATGGTGGAGTCCGGCGGTATCGACCTGTACGCGCAAGACGCGCAGGGCCGCTATGTGGTCGTCGAACTCAAACGCGGCCGCGCGACCCAGCACGCCGTGTCCCAACTGGCCCGGTACGTTCGGTCCGTGCAGCAGACCGTCGGCAATCGGGCGACCGTGCGGGGCATCCTGGCTGCGCCGTCCATCACGGCGCCCGCGCGCCTGGAACTGGAGAACCGTGGGCTGGAATTCCGCGAGATCTCCGCGCTCCCCGAGCAGGCGGCCAGTGCCCTGCCTGTGACCGCGCAGCCCTCCTTGTTTGGCCCCTGA
- a CDS encoding prepilin-type N-terminal cleavage/methylation domain-containing protein has protein sequence MRPDPRVLHDRHAQLTQDLTRVALELDHLARIALTHPTPDVHVNLQRRHADLHTQLQDITRETQRVTHLQSQTQEPPMNQHTQGFTLIELLVVIAIIGVLAAILLPTFSDAQKRPYNVAAQQCGRAIVAAQIPYRAGTGSYTSDPAQLGPDVKEACQDAGVQVGVHATSPTAATSAYLMSGANDVSFAFTAFHPRGTGFYRYWLTSPNPVANGDRLNTLFPY, from the coding sequence ATGCGCCCCGACCCCCGGGTCCTGCATGACCGCCATGCGCAGCTCACCCAGGACCTCACCCGCGTCGCCCTGGAACTCGACCACCTCGCCCGCATCGCCCTCACCCACCCCACCCCCGACGTGCACGTCAACCTCCAACGCCGCCACGCGGACCTGCACACCCAGTTGCAGGACATCACCCGCGAAACGCAGCGCGTGACGCACCTCCAGTCCCAGACTCAGGAGCCCCCCATGAACCAGCACACCCAAGGTTTCACCCTGATCGAACTCCTCGTGGTGATCGCCATCATTGGCGTCCTCGCCGCCATCCTGCTCCCCACCTTTAGTGACGCGCAGAAGCGACCGTACAACGTGGCTGCCCAGCAGTGCGGCCGGGCCATCGTCGCCGCGCAGATCCCGTACCGCGCGGGCACCGGGTCTTACACCAGCGATCCAGCGCAACTGGGACCGGACGTCAAGGAAGCGTGCCAGGACGCGGGCGTGCAGGTCGGCGTGCACGCCACGTCCCCCACCGCCGCCACCTCGGCGTACCTCATGAGTGGCGCGAACGACGTCAGTTTCGCGTTCACAGCCTTCCACCCCAGAGGCACCGGCTTCTACCGGTACTGGCTGACTTCTCCCAACCCCGTGGCGAACGGCGACCGACTGAACACCCTCTTCCCGTACTGA
- a CDS encoding type II secretion system protein produces MTNRTQGFTLIELLVVIAIIGVLAAILLPTFSNAQKRPHDTAAVQCGRAIITAQTTHKISTGTYATSPAALGADVTEACAGVEVQSYAAGFVPGTGQAGNGAIGADTLNYNFWVYSRRGSASYYTSTGDGWKLRQYSTY; encoded by the coding sequence ATGACCAATCGCACACAGGGCTTCACCCTCATCGAACTCCTCGTCGTCATCGCCATCATCGGCGTCCTCGCCGCCATCCTGCTCCCCACCTTCTCGAATGCGCAGAAGAGACCGCATGACACCGCCGCCGTCCAGTGCGGGCGGGCGATCATCACCGCGCAGACCACCCACAAGATCAGCACGGGCACCTACGCGACCTCCCCGGCCGCGCTGGGCGCTGACGTCACCGAGGCGTGCGCGGGCGTGGAAGTCCAGAGTTACGCCGCAGGATTCGTGCCCGGTACCGGCCAGGCCGGGAACGGCGCGATCGGCGCGGACACCCTCAACTACAACTTCTGGGTGTACAGCCGCCGGGGCAGCGCGTCGTACTACACCAGCACTGGCGACGGCTGGAAACTCCGCCAGTACAGCACCTACTGA
- a CDS encoding type II secretion system protein, translating into MNTPASHRTQGFTLIELLVVIAIIGVLAAILLPTFSDAQKKPNDTAALQCGRAIITGAVAYRAGNGGTLPAAPFSPDVLGADVREACAGQRVMPYAVPTSTAGAEYAITSLDSKGLPSFFVANSRGSGAFASNSDDAFCGPKGCKLYFLRWSAWGL; encoded by the coding sequence ATGAACACACCCGCATCCCACCGCACGCAGGGCTTCACCCTCATAGAACTCCTTGTGGTCATCGCCATCATCGGCGTCCTCGCCGCCATCCTGCTCCCCACCTTCAGTGACGCGCAGAAAAAACCCAACGACACTGCCGCCCTCCAGTGCGGCCGGGCCATCATCACGGGCGCCGTGGCGTACCGCGCCGGGAACGGCGGCACACTCCCCGCCGCGCCCTTCTCCCCAGACGTCCTCGGCGCGGATGTCCGCGAGGCCTGCGCGGGGCAGCGCGTCATGCCGTACGCCGTGCCCACCTCCACCGCCGGGGCCGAGTACGCCATCACGAGCCTCGACAGCAAAGGCCTCCCGTCATTCTTCGTGGCGAACAGCCGGGGCAGCGGCGCGTTCGCCTCCAACAGTGACGATGCGTTCTGTGGTCCGAAGGGCTGCAAACTCTACTTCCTCCGCTGGTCCGCCTGGGGGCTCTGA
- a CDS encoding prepilin-type N-terminal cleavage/methylation domain-containing protein — protein sequence MNTRTQGFTLIELLVVIAIIGVLAAILLPTFSDAQKRPNDTAALQCGRAIVAFQATANLTRGSYASALTDMGPDVQESCTTAGVSVALNNVRADNPGAGVSQAVSTSATNYAFQVFHPRGTGYYLFNQESAPSTGERLNRLYRW from the coding sequence ATGAACACCCGCACCCAGGGCTTCACCCTGATCGAGCTCCTCGTGGTCATCGCCATCATTGGTGTCCTCGCCGCCATCCTCCTGCCCACCTTCAGTGACGCGCAGAAGCGACCCAACGACACCGCCGCCCTGCAGTGCGGGCGGGCCATCGTCGCGTTCCAGGCCACCGCCAACCTCACCCGCGGTTCGTACGCCTCAGCGCTCACGGACATGGGCCCAGACGTGCAGGAGTCCTGCACCACGGCAGGTGTCAGCGTCGCGCTGAATAACGTCCGCGCCGACAACCCGGGCGCCGGCGTGAGTCAGGCGGTTTCTACAAGCGCCACGAATTACGCCTTCCAGGTCTTCCACCCGCGCGGCACCGGCTACTACCTCTTCAACCAGGAGAGCGCCCCCAGCACCGGTGAACGCCTCAATCGCCTCTACCGCTGGTAA
- a CDS encoding prepilin-type N-terminal cleavage/methylation domain-containing protein: MPTRTPGFTLIEILLVMAVLGMLAAALFPSVTGARQRPYNTAALKCGRAIVTFETTAPLTLGRYVSDLTDMSRDVKAACLTTGVQVAPANAQVSTPDATTTQAVATTTNTYAFQVFHPRGSGYYLYTSPSGAASGDRLGHLHRWSPQETP; this comes from the coding sequence ATGCCGACCAGAACGCCCGGCTTCACCCTCATCGAGATCCTGCTCGTCATGGCCGTCCTGGGCATGCTCGCGGCCGCGCTGTTCCCCAGCGTGACCGGCGCGCGGCAGCGCCCGTACAACACGGCCGCCCTGAAGTGCGGCCGGGCCATCGTCACCTTCGAGACGACCGCGCCCCTCACGCTCGGCCGGTACGTCAGTGACCTGACCGACATGAGTCGCGACGTCAAAGCGGCCTGCCTCACGACCGGCGTGCAGGTCGCCCCAGCGAACGCCCAGGTCAGTACCCCCGACGCCACCACCACGCAGGCCGTCGCCACCACCACGAACACCTATGCCTTCCAGGTGTTCCACCCCCGTGGGAGCGGCTACTACCTCTACACCTCCCCGAGTGGCGCGGCCAGCGGTGACCGGCTCGGCCACCTCCACCGCTGGTCCCCCCAGGAGACCCCATGA